A single window of Zea mays cultivar B73 chromosome 10, Zm-B73-REFERENCE-NAM-5.0, whole genome shotgun sequence DNA harbors:
- the LOC109943017 gene encoding L-type lectin-domain containing receptor kinase SIT2-like, translated as MLVMAMKHTSFLPYLLLLTTLASCDDQFLLSGFTQSSLNLDGSAIVTNDGLLDLTNSTAITNGHAFYPSPLHFRKSPDGKVESFSVNVVFSIFITYPDLSADGMAFFIAPTKNFSDARAGKYFGLLNENNNGNTRNHIFMVELDTYKNAEVQDINDNHVGININGVFSFKSNTSGFYEDSGAFRELTLNGNKGTQLWIDYDKSTMQINVTLAPINVHKPSRPLLSTTYDLSTVISTSTSYIGFASGASPVNSRHYVMGWSFGMNKPAPPLDVSKLPKLPFHGPKAQSKLLAIVLPIATATLILSIGTIVTLVVRRRLKYAEVREDWEGEFGPHRFSYKDLYHATGGFKNKHLLGEGGFGKVYKGVLPLSNVEVAVKRMSHESRQGMKEFVTEVVSIGRLRHRNLVQLLGYCRRKGELFLVYNYMPNGSLDKYLYCEEHGAILNWEQRFRVIRNIATVLLYLHEKWEKIVIHRDIKASNVLLDGEMNGRLGDFGLARLYDHGTDPQTTHMVGTKGYLAPELLRTGKASPHTDVFAFGMFLLEVACGQRPVKKNAEGTEFFLVDWVLEHWNNGVITKTLDSRLQGDYNIDEAHLVLKLGLLCSHPLPSSRPRMRQVMQYLDGDTPLPELRPTQLSSNMVALMKNSGLNSSVVSYPQISTSFCTISSLSGGR; from the coding sequence ATGCTTGTAATGGCAATGAAGCATACGTCCTTCCTTCCGTACCTGCTCCTCCTCACAACCTTGGCATCCTGCGATGATCAATTTCTGTTATCTGGCTTCACCCAATCCAGCTTAAACCTTGATGGTTCTGCCATCGTCACAAATGATGGCCTCCTTGATCTGACCAATAGCACTGCAATTACCAACGGTCACGCATTCTACCCCAGCCCTTTGCACTTCCGCAAATCACCTGATGGTAAAGTTGAATCCTTCTCAGTCAATGTTGTTTTCAGCATCTTCATCACATACCCAGACTTGAGTGCTGACGGCATGGCCTTCTTCATCGCACCTACCAAGAATTTCTCTGATGCACGGGCAGGCAAGTACTTTGGCTTGCTCAACGAAAACAACAATGGAAACACAAGAAACCACATCTTCATGGTCGAGCTTGATACCTACAAAAATGCTGAGGTACAAGATATCAACGACAACCACGTTGGAATCAACATCAACGGTGTATTCTCCTTCAAATCCAATACATCTGGCTTCTATGAAGATAGTGGTGCCTTCCGGGAGCTGACACTGAATGGAAACAAGGGAACACAACTGTGGATCGACTATGACAAGAGTACTATGCAGATCAATGTGACCCTGGCTCCGATCAACGTGCACAAACCATCCAGGCCACTGCTGTCTACAACCTATGATCTCTCAACTGTAATCTCCACCTCAACTTCATACATTGGATTCGCATCCGGAGCTTCTCCCGTGAACTCCCGTCATTATGTGATGGGCTGGAGCTTTGGCATGAATAAACCAGCCCCACCCCTTGACGTCTCCAAGCTTCCCAAGTTGCCTTTCCATGGCCCCAAGGCCCAGTCCAAGCTCTTGGCAATTGTCCTGCCGATAGCCACTGCAACGTTGATCCTCTCCATAGGCACTATTGTCACTCTGGTTGTCCGAAGGCGGCTGAAGTATGCTGAGGTGCGTGAGGATTGGGAGGGTGAGTTTGGTCCACATCGGTTTTCATACAAGGATTTGTACCATGCTACAGGGGGGTTTAAGAATAAGCACCTGCTTGGAGAAGGAGGGTTTGGGAAAGTATACAAAGGAGTCCTTCCATTATCTAATGTAGAGGTTGCTGTGAAGAGGATGTCTCATGAGTCAAGACAAGGAATGAAAGAGTTTGTCACTGAGGTTGTTAGCATCGGTCGACTCCGCCATCGCAACCTTGTCCAGCTACTTGGCTACTGCAGGAGAAAAGGTGAGCTGTTTTTGGTTTATAACTACATGCCCAATGGTAGCCTTGATAAATATCTATACTGTGAAGAGCACGGTGCTATTTTGAACTGGGAACAGAGGTTTCGAGTCATCAGAAACATCGCTACCGTCTTGCTGTATCTCCATGAGAAGTGGGAGAAGATAGTGATCCACAGAGACATCAAGGCAAGCAACGTACTCCTAGATGGTGAAATGAACGGCCGCCTCGGCGACTTCGGCCTTGCAAGGTTGTATGATCACGGCACTGACCCACAAACAACACATATGGTTGGAACAAAGGGATACCTAGCACCCGAGCTTCTGCGCACAGGGAAGGCGTCCCCTCATACAGATGTCTTTGCCTTCGGCATGTTCCTTCTTGAGGTTGCGTGTGGGCAAAGACCTGTCAAGAAAAATGCAGAGGGGACTGAATTTTTCTTGGTCGATTGGGTGCTCGAGCACTGGAATAATGGTGTTATTACAAAGACACTGGATTCAAGGCTTCAGGGTGACTACAACATTGATGAGGCCCATCTTGTGTTGAAGCTAGGACTCTTGTGCTCGCACCCACTTCCTAGTTCAAGGCCTAGGATGCGACAAGTTATGCAATACCTCGATGGCGATACGCCACTACCCGAGCTAAGGCCAACGCAACTGAGCTCGAACATGGTTGCCTTGATGAAAAACAGTGGACTCAACTCATCTGTCGTGTCATATCCGCAAATATCGACGAGCTTCTGCACAATATCTAGCCTCTCGGGAGGAAGATGA
- the LOC103642561 gene encoding L-type lectin-domain containing receptor kinase SIT2 encodes MAVFDMKSAPLMILELLLVSLGLTIAPFSAEENNDHWFVYSGFANASLTLDNTASITPSGLLELTNGTVMSMGHAFYPTPLRLRDSPNSTVQSFSASFVFGIISIYDDLSSHGLAMLIAPSRTLSALPVQYLGLLSGSNDGNKSNHIFAVELDTYQNSEFKDINNNHIGIDINSMTSVQSNPAGFFHDQDGTFENLTLSSKEAMRVWVEYDRENTQIDVTMAPLAIVKPKRPTVSTIQNLSDVLTDVAYVGFSSSTGKIHTQHYVLGWSFAMNGPAPSIDLSMLPKLPRHHHKSRRSWVLETVLPIATAALLLSLGVVAFLLVRRHVRYAEIREDWELEFGPHRFSYKDLFHATGGFENKNLLGIGGFGRVYKGELPRSRLKIAVKRVSHDSKQGMKEFIAEIVSIGRLQNRNLVQLLGYCRRKGELLLVYEYMPNGSLDKYLHNAKEGNSALSWAQRFRIIKGIASGLLYLHEEWEKVVVHRDIKGSNVLLDSEMNGRLGDFGLARLYDHGVDPQTTHVVGTIGYLAPKLARGGNATPLTDVFSFGMFVLEVTCGQRPVRHENVQDSQLMLVDWVLDKVREGSFGATMDARLEGKYDIGEAYLALKIGLLCSHPFASERPTMRQVIQYLDGEIEAPDLSFEVLASMQSEGIDPYLISYPLSTECFSTTSNVVSGGR; translated from the coding sequence ATGGCCGTGTTCGACATGAAGTCCGCTCCCTTGATGATCCTAGAACTCCTCTTAGTTAGCCTTGGCCTTACCATTGCGCCCTTCAGCGCCGAAGAAAACAACGACCACTGGTTCGTCTACTCTGGCTTCGCCAATGCTAGCCTCACCCTAGACAACACAGCCTCGATCACACCAAGCGGGTTGCTGGAGCTGACCAATGGCACGGTCATGAGCATGGGCCATGCCTTCTACCCGACTCCACTGCGCCTCCGTGACTCGCCCAACAGCACGGTGCAGTCCTTCTCTGCCTCCTTCGTGTTCGGCATCATCTCCATCTACGACGACTTGAGCAGCCACGGCCTCGCTATGTTGATTGCACCGAGCAGGACACTTTCCGCGCTTCCAGTGCAATACCTGGGCCTCCTAAGTGGCTCCAACGATGGCAACaagagcaaccatatcttcgccgTTGAGCTTGACACCTACCAGAACAGTGAGTTTAAGGACATCAACAACAACCACATCGGCATCGACATCAACAGCATGACCTCCGTGCAGTCCAACCCGGCTGGTTTCTTCCATGATCAAGATGGAACCTTCGAAAACCTGACACTCAGTAGCAAAGAGGCGATGCGGGTGTGGGTGGAGTACGATCGAGAGAATACACAGATTGACGTCACCATGGCTCCTCTGGCCATAGTCAAACCTAAGAGACCAACAGTGTCCACTATCCAAAACCTCTCAGACGTGCTCACCGACGTGGCATACGTCGGTTTCTCATCGTCAACGGGCAAGATCCATACGCAACACTATGTTCTCGGCTGGAGCTTCGCCATGAACGGCCCTGCTCCGTCCATCGACCTGAGCATGCTTCCAAAGCTTCCACGGCATCATCACAAGAGTCGACGATCCTGGGTGTTAGAGACAGTTCTGCCCATAGCAACTGCAGCATTGCTCTTGTCTCTTGGTGTCGTTGCTTTCTTGCTTGTGCGGAGGCATGTCAGGTACGCGGAGATACGGGAAGACTGGGAATTGGAGTTCGGCCCGCACCGATTCTCATACAAGGACCTGTTCCATGCGACGGGTGGATTTGAGAACAAGAATCTTCTTGGCATTGGAGGATTTGGGAGAGTGTACAAAGGGGAGCTCCCGAGATCGAGATTGAAGATAGCCGTGAAGAGGGTATCGCATGACTCCAAGCAAGGGATGAAGGAGTTTATCGCGGAGATCGTCAGCATAGGACGTCTTCAGAACCGCAATCTCGTCCAGTTGCTTGGCTACTGTCGTCGCAAAGGTGAGCTCCTACTGGTATATGAGTACATGCCCAATGGAAGCTTGGATAAATACCTGCATAATGCAAAAGAGGGCAACTCTGCGTTGAGTTGGGCTCAAAGGTTTCGGATCATCAAGGGAATCGCATCCGGCCTACTGTATCTCCATGAGGAGTGGGAGAAGGTAGTTGTTCACAGAGACATCAAGGGAAGCAATGTGCTCCTCGACAGCGAGATGAATGGACGGTTAGGCGATTTCGGCCTTGCAAGGTTGTATGATCACGGTGTCGACCCACAGACCACACATGTGGTTGGCACCATAGGTTACCTTGCTCCGAAGCTCGCACGCGGCGGAAATGCCACTCCCCTTACAGATGTTTTCTCCTTTGGTATGTTTGTCCTTGAGGTCACCTGTGGACAGAGGCCTGTCAGACACGAAAATGTGCAAGATAGCCAACTCATGCTGGTTGATTGGGTGCTCGACAAGGTGCGAGAAGGATCATTCGGTGCTACCATGGATGCTAGGCTTGAAGGGAAGTATGATATCGGTGAGGCATACTTGGCGTTGAAAATAGGGCTGTTGTGTTCACACCCATTCGCCAGTGAAAGGCCTACCATGCGGCAAGTCATACAATACTTGGATGGGGAGATTGAGGCTCCAGATttaagcttcgaggtgctagcctCTATGCAAAGTGAAGGGATCGATCCATACCTCATTTCATATCCCTTGTCAACAGAATGCTTCAGCACAACGTCAAACGTCGTCTCTGGAGGAAGATGA